The Sulfurihydrogenibium sp. YO3AOP1 genome has a window encoding:
- a CDS encoding NADH-quinone oxidoreductase subunit J, with the protein MELSAVAFWVLSTIAVISAIGVVFFRNIVYAVLSLISTLIAISGLFFNLGAELVGALQILIYAVAIVVFYVLVISTVPQYKGQAIDPKYTLLSLPFGFILFLELAYVSIYGLWASNKGIFSPDIFTKISNAKAVASLLFTKYLFPFEVASLILLVAMIGAILLGRKDIVEDEEGGQ; encoded by the coding sequence ATGGAGTTAAGTGCAGTAGCTTTTTGGGTTTTATCTACAATAGCGGTTATATCAGCCATAGGTGTTGTTTTCTTTAGAAATATTGTTTATGCCGTCTTGTCGCTAATCTCAACATTGATAGCGATTTCAGGACTGTTTTTTAACCTCGGGGCAGAGCTTGTAGGAGCACTACAGATCTTAATCTATGCGGTAGCGATAGTTGTTTTCTATGTTCTTGTGATATCAACAGTACCACAGTACAAAGGTCAAGCTATAGACCCAAAATATACTTTACTTTCTCTTCCATTCGGATTTATTTTATTCTTAGAGCTTGCCTATGTATCTATTTATGGTTTATGGGCATCTAATAAAGGTATATTCTCTCCTGATATTTTTACAAAAATATCCAATGCAAAAGCTGTAGCATCACTTTTATTTACAAAATATCTTTTCCCATTTGAAGTTGCCTCTTTAATTCTTCTCGTTGCAATGATTGGTGCTATATTACTTGGAAGAAAAGATATAGTTGAAGATGAAGAAGGAGGGCAGTAA
- a CDS encoding NADH-quinone oxidoreductase subunit I, translating into MVKLKYLERPSLSIWEKIFFIDFMKGLKVTFKNLLQKTITTKYPFEKLTPPKRFRGVHAHRVKDGNEPPSFSVLEKFMDIETGESRCVACYMCQQACPMPSLFVIEAEQLPNGKKKVKKFEMNLLNCLYCGLCVDACPVNCLIMTDIYEMAQYQRKNCVIHMEDMSERGKDFDRRRLKEPDRIWINDSERIKLWGQVKWS; encoded by the coding sequence ATGGTTAAGCTAAAATATTTAGAAAGACCAAGCTTAAGCATATGGGAAAAAATATTTTTCATTGATTTTATGAAAGGTTTAAAAGTGACTTTTAAAAACTTATTGCAAAAAACAATTACAACTAAATATCCTTTTGAGAAATTAACTCCTCCAAAAAGATTTAGAGGTGTGCATGCTCATAGAGTAAAAGATGGAAATGAACCGCCATCTTTTAGCGTATTAGAAAAATTTATGGATATTGAAACAGGCGAAAGCAGATGTGTTGCCTGTTATATGTGTCAGCAAGCATGCCCGATGCCTTCATTGTTTGTTATAGAGGCAGAGCAACTTCCTAACGGAAAGAAAAAAGTTAAAAAGTTTGAAATGAATTTATTAAACTGTCTGTACTGTGGATTGTGTGTTGATGCATGTCCGGTAAACTGTTTGATTATGACAGATATATATGAAATGGCACAGTATCAAAGAAAAAATTGCGTAATTCATATGGAAGATATGAGCGAAAGAGGAAAAGATTTTGATAGAAGAAGATTAAAAGAACCAGATAGAATATGGATTAATGACTCAGAAAGAATTAAGTTATGGGGGCAGGTCAAATGGAGTTAA
- the nuoH gene encoding NADH-quinone oxidoreductase subunit NuoH: MEMLGTIIGLTIKSLVFVVGMFLAAAYLTLIERKFAGHVQQRPGPLHVGFHGLLQPIADALKVLTKEDLVPNNVDKVLFYLASLLAFVPAIMILAVIPFGEPIQIFGFEIKPYITDLNIGLILALAFGSISIYGVIFAGWASNSKYPMIGGLRKAAVLIGYEVALGFAMVGPIMLAGSFSLKEIVYAQDGFFGAFIWYQPIAFIVILFAILAETGRTPFDVQEAEAELVSGYNTEYSGMKFGLFPLAEWYIGTFVLSAIAVILFFGGWKGPEIFGPISPFIWFFLKVFMMFMFFLWVHWTLPRYRVDQITEIAWKVMLPLSLLNIFITAIIILIKG, translated from the coding sequence ATGGAGATGCTTGGAACGATAATAGGTCTAACGATTAAATCTCTTGTCTTTGTTGTTGGGATGTTTTTAGCAGCAGCATATTTAACTCTTATTGAAAGAAAGTTTGCAGGTCATGTTCAGCAAAGACCGGGACCTCTCCATGTAGGATTTCATGGACTTCTTCAGCCAATAGCAGATGCTCTTAAAGTTTTAACAAAAGAAGATTTAGTTCCAAATAATGTCGATAAAGTTTTATTTTACCTTGCTTCACTTCTTGCATTCGTTCCAGCTATCATGATACTTGCTGTTATTCCATTTGGCGAGCCTATACAGATCTTTGGATTTGAAATAAAGCCATATATTACAGACCTAAATATTGGATTAATCCTTGCCCTTGCATTTGGTAGCATAAGCATTTATGGAGTTATCTTTGCTGGTTGGGCTTCAAACAGTAAATATCCAATGATAGGTGGTCTTAGAAAGGCTGCTGTTTTAATAGGTTATGAGGTTGCCCTTGGATTTGCTATGGTTGGACCAATTATGTTAGCTGGTTCTTTTTCTCTTAAAGAGATAGTATACGCTCAAGATGGATTTTTTGGTGCGTTTATCTGGTATCAGCCAATTGCGTTTATTGTTATTCTTTTTGCCATATTGGCGGAGACAGGAAGAACACCGTTTGACGTTCAAGAAGCAGAAGCAGAGCTAGTATCGGGATACAACACAGAATATTCAGGAATGAAGTTTGGTCTATTCCCATTGGCAGAATGGTATATAGGTACTTTTGTACTTAGTGCCATAGCTGTAATTCTATTCTTTGGTGGCTGGAAAGGTCCTGAAATCTTTGGACCAATATCACCATTTATATGGTTCTTCTTAAAAGTATTTATGATGTTTATGTTCTTCCTATGGGTGCATTGGACGCTTCCAAGATACAGAGTAGACCAAATTACTGAAATTGCTTGGAAAGTAATGCTTCCATTGTCATTATTAAATATTTTTATCACTGCGATAATAATTTTAATCAAGGGCTAA
- the nuoD gene encoding NADH dehydrogenase (quinone) subunit D → MTWITLDKAKRINSVFNVKIESYKDIVWVEIEKDNLIDLLKFLKEEPDFSFKMFIDFTVVDYPYHNPRFQAVYILYSPEYNERIIVKTWTDDTLPSLINLWKGAKWAEREAYDMFGIKFDGHDNLVRMFLWETYPYYPLRKDFPKEGFKDTYLPSLNEGKNIPSHDYDPYHTAIPTLEDLEITERKRISKKNQIVLNWGPLHPGTHGTIWFLFDLEGETIRECDIILGQLHRGIEKLSEDLTYTQIIPYTDRMDYISALCSNIAYVNAIEKLFGVQPPEKAKWIRTMLAELQRINSHLLWLGTTALDLGALTMFLYTFREREKLMDIIEGIAGIRLNSSFLRIGGIRYDLPEGALDVIKHFIKDFPSRVKDYEDLLTKNRIWIRRNKDVGIVSKEDVYQYGLTGVMARSAGVPYDIRYIQPTDAYADVDFEIPLGTVGDAYDRYLIRMEEMKQSLRIVQQCVEKLEKLKNDKYVATENPYVLPTLNEVYGSIESMVKDFTLRIYGEKAPVGEVYVSGENPRGELGFYIVSKGEGKPYRLRIRSGAFYNLQIFPELIKGRTVADAVALLGSIDPVVGETDR, encoded by the coding sequence TTGACATGGATAACTTTAGATAAAGCTAAAAGGATAAATTCTGTTTTTAATGTTAAAATTGAAAGTTATAAAGATATTGTCTGGGTAGAGATAGAAAAAGATAATTTAATCGATCTTTTGAAATTTCTAAAAGAGGAGCCGGACTTTTCCTTTAAGATGTTTATTGACTTTACAGTCGTAGATTATCCATATCACAACCCAAGATTTCAAGCAGTTTATATTCTTTACTCTCCAGAATACAACGAAAGAATTATAGTCAAAACTTGGACTGATGATACTCTGCCATCTTTAATTAATCTTTGGAAAGGTGCCAAATGGGCTGAACGAGAAGCCTATGATATGTTTGGCATCAAGTTTGATGGCCATGACAATTTGGTAAGGATGTTTTTATGGGAGACTTATCCATACTATCCACTTAGAAAAGATTTTCCAAAAGAAGGATTTAAAGATACATATCTACCATCTTTAAATGAAGGAAAAAATATTCCCAGTCATGATTATGACCCATACCATACCGCTATACCAACACTTGAAGACTTAGAAATAACAGAAAGGAAAAGAATCAGTAAAAAAAATCAAATAGTTTTAAACTGGGGACCACTTCATCCCGGAACGCACGGAACAATTTGGTTTTTATTTGATTTAGAAGGTGAGACAATAAGAGAATGTGATATCATTCTTGGACAACTTCACAGAGGAATTGAAAAACTTTCAGAAGACCTTACATACACTCAGATAATACCATATACAGACAGAATGGACTATATCTCGGCTTTATGTTCAAATATAGCTTATGTTAATGCAATTGAAAAACTTTTTGGAGTTCAGCCGCCGGAGAAAGCTAAATGGATTAGAACTATGCTGGCTGAACTTCAAAGAATCAATAGCCATCTGCTTTGGCTTGGCACAACCGCCCTTGACCTTGGTGCTTTGACAATGTTTTTATATACATTTAGAGAAAGAGAAAAATTAATGGATATTATAGAAGGAATAGCAGGCATAAGGTTAAACTCTTCCTTTTTAAGGATAGGTGGCATTAGATATGACCTACCAGAAGGTGCATTAGATGTAATCAAGCATTTTATTAAAGATTTCCCATCAAGAGTTAAAGATTATGAAGACCTTCTAACTAAAAATAGAATTTGGATAAGAAGGAATAAAGATGTTGGAATAGTAAGCAAGGAAGATGTTTACCAGTATGGACTTACTGGTGTAATGGCAAGAAGTGCCGGCGTTCCTTACGATATTAGGTATATTCAACCAACAGATGCATACGCTGATGTCGATTTTGAAATTCCTCTTGGAACAGTTGGTGATGCTTATGATAGATATTTAATCAGAATGGAAGAGATGAAGCAAAGTTTAAGGATAGTTCAGCAGTGTGTAGAGAAATTAGAAAAACTAAAGAATGATAAATATGTAGCAACAGAGAATCCTTATGTACTTCCAACGTTGAATGAAGTTTATGGGTCTATAGAGTCTATGGTTAAAGATTTTACATTGAGAATTTATGGAGAAAAAGCACCGGTTGGAGAGGTTTATGTTTCTGGAGAAAATCCAAGAGGTGAGCTTGGTTTTTATATCGTAAGCAAAGGTGAAGGCAAACCTTACAGATTAAGAATAAGGTCGGGCGCATTTTATAATCTTCAAATCTTTCCAGAGCTTATAAAAGGAAGGACGGTAGCTGATGCAGTTGCTCTTCTTGGAAGTATAGACCCGGTTGTTGGTGAAACAGATAGGTAA
- a CDS encoding NADH-quinone oxidoreductase subunit B translates to MAMTSSGIILTTVEEVLSWGRRNSLWPVSVGLACCAIEMMHTAASRFDTDRLGIIFRGSPRQSDVLIVAGTVVNKVAPMLRLIYEQMPDPKWVISMGGCASAGGPFPTYPTLQGVDRIIPVDVYIPGCPPTPQALLWGILELQKKIKAKKEGKELIEIPIKVPQESKPISK, encoded by the coding sequence ATGGCAATGACAAGTAGCGGAATAATTTTAACAACAGTTGAAGAAGTTTTAAGCTGGGGAAGAAGAAACTCTTTATGGCCTGTATCTGTTGGTTTAGCATGCTGTGCTATTGAGATGATGCACACAGCAGCTTCAAGATTTGATACAGACAGGCTTGGAATCATATTTAGAGGTTCTCCAAGACAATCGGACGTTTTAATCGTAGCCGGAACGGTAGTGAATAAAGTTGCTCCTATGCTTAGACTTATATATGAGCAAATGCCAGACCCAAAATGGGTTATATCTATGGGCGGTTGCGCATCTGCTGGTGGCCCATTTCCTACATATCCAACATTACAAGGAGTAGATAGAATAATTCCTGTAGATGTTTATATTCCAGGCTGTCCGCCAACACCACAGGCTTTACTTTGGGGAATATTAGAACTTCAGAAAAAGATAAAAGCAAAAAAAGAAGGAAAAGAGCTTATAGAAATTCCTATAAAAGTTCCTCAAGAATCAAAGCCTATCTCTAAATAG
- the ndhC gene encoding NADH-quinone oxidoreductase subunit A: MTTGYLGLTIFFILATAIGVVLLVINRLLAPKTPEPYEGYPYECGVPLYDKTTWTTIDQKYYLLGLLLVLFDLESAFVFPWAAIFREVAQVAPGFILTEMFFFLGILILGYIYAWKKGALKWQ, from the coding sequence ATGACCACAGGTTATTTAGGACTAACAATTTTCTTTATACTGGCTACCGCAATTGGAGTAGTTCTATTAGTTATAAACAGACTTCTTGCACCAAAAACACCTGAACCTTATGAAGGCTATCCTTATGAATGTGGTGTTCCCCTTTACGATAAAACAACATGGACAACAATAGACCAAAAATATTATCTTCTTGGATTACTTCTTGTTCTTTTTGACCTTGAATCAGCTTTTGTATTTCCTTGGGCAGCTATTTTTAGAGAAGTTGCACAGGTTGCACCCGGTTTTATACTTACTGAAATGTTTTTCTTCTTAGGTATATTGATTCTTGGTTATATCTATGCTTGGAAAAAAGGAGCGTTAAAATGGCAATGA